TGGAGTTAAGCTTCACCGAACCGGTTGTGGCCGGATTTAGCTGGTAGCCTTCGACCTCGGTATTCAGTACAGACTGAATGGAGCTGGTATCGACCTCACGGCCAGACGTGGGAGTGACCTGCACGTTGGCGTTACGCTTTGAAAGCGAAGTCGCAACCTGGCCCTCGGGGAGTCCAGCGTGTTCGCGCACCGCCCTGGAAAGGGCCGAGGCAGTAACCTTGTCGTCAACAATGTAGGCAACTCGATCAGAGGCCAGCGAGTGGCGATCCAAAGCTCCGCCGCCCAAGGCCTTCCCCAGCATCCACAGGCCGAGCAAAGTGGCGACGATGCCGCCAACGATCAGGGCCCACTGGGGGACACCGGCAGGCAGCTTTACTACTGAATTGGCGATCTGGTCCCAAGAGGCAAGCAAGTTCGGCTTGCCCATGGCAGTTAGAATGCGTTCAGCAATCAGCCACACCAACACCACAGCAACGATCAGGCCAACAATAGAGGCCGTGATAGCACGAGATGAGTGCGTCTCGCGGCGCACCATGTACGACACATGCGGCCCCTGCGAAGCCGGCTGTACTGGAGCGTCGGAGGTAATGGGCTTGTCGGTGCTCATTCAACCCTCCTCTTTGGCTCGGGCTTGTAGTGAATACCCGTCAAAACCATGCGGACGTCACCGATCTTGTGACCGGTAATGCGCTCAGCATTGCGAACAATGCTTTCGCGAGCCGCATCCGCTGCGCCAAAGATGTTCATATCCTTGGTGCGGGTAACCCTTTCCACTGTTGTTTCGGGAACGGGAGTGGAAATGTCTAAGCCCAAAGCGCTTTCCGAATCGTGCAAATCTACCGAAATCTTGTCAGCTGGAACCGACAGGGCATCACCAACTACCGCAGCCGCCGCCCTCTTAATGGCTTTGGCGCGAATAGTGGTGTGACCGCGGTAGTTATGCGCGTTTGCAGATGCTTCAGACACAGTTAGTCAGACGTGGTGGTGTGCTTGCCGATCAAGGCGCTCCCGACAGCGCGCAGGTCGAGCTTGCCGGTGGTGGCGCGACCCAAAACGGCGCCAATAACCATGAACAGAGCAGTCAGAATGAAAGCCCAAAAACCGAGCTTAACTGCAACGACTGCAAGAATGGCACCTACGAAGATGCCCATTTGCGTGTTAGTCACTTGACGCGCTCCCTCTTCTTTTCGATTTCCTTGACCTCTTCCTCATCGTCGTCATCTTCGTCGATGGAAGGAATGTGAACGTCGGCAATGTCGATGTTCACTTCGGTGACCTCGAGGCCGACCAAGCCCTGGATGCCTTCGATGATCTTGGAACGAACCTGGTCGGCGACCTCGTTGAGCGGGTACGGGTACTCGGCGACGAGGGTCAGGTCAACAGCGGCCTGAGTCTGGCCGACCTCGACGTTGATGCCCTGCTTGACGTTCTCGGAAGCGCCCATCTTGTCGCGAACCGAGCCGAGGGCGCGGCTGAAGGAACCGCCAATGTCATACACGCCGGGGATCTCGCGGATCGAGAGGCCGGCGATCTTTGCTACCACCTGGTCAGCAATGGTGGTGGTGCCGTTGCCGTGGTCCTTGCCGATATTGGACTGCTGCACGTCAGTGCCCTTGCCCTGGGCAGTGGCGCCAGTCTTAGTGATGTCTTTGCGCGCATCGTTCTTTGCTGCGACGTCGGTCGGCTTTGCCGACGGCTTCTGATGGGATGATGCCACTTTGAGCTCCTTATTTTTCGAACAAGATGTTTAGAGCTTGGCCGCAACGCATAAATGCATCGCGTCATACTCTCATGTTCGAGGCTACCGGCAAACAGAAGTGTTTACCAGTGGAAGCTGCATTTTTCTGCCATTGGTATAAATACAGTCGGATAATTTGCCTGTATTTTTATTGTTTAAACATTTTTTATATCTGGTCGGGCCGCTTTAACCAGTCGCCGCTGGCAGATTCTTCGGTGTAGGCAGAGTTTTGATCCAGTGCGTTTTCGGTGGCCACATACAAATAGCATTCCACCTTCTGGCCTGCGTTTTCGCCCTCGCTAATGGTGGGGTGGGTGATGACTCTGGTGTACAGGTTGTTCGGATCTTCGTCGCCCAAATATCCCTCTAGTTCATCCATGTCGGCTAGAAGGGAATCGAAATTAGCTTCTGAAACGTAAATGACGTCGCCGGTGATCTGGTCTTCTTTTGAAGGTATTGCCATCGGGTAGGAGGGGGTCAGCAGCATTTTGTATCCGGAAAGGCGGGCGGGAATTGCCTCTTTCAGGTGGGGGCCAAGAATGGCCTCGCAGTTTGTTTGTCCTGGACGCAGGGTTCCGTACACGAAGAAGGGTCTATAAGTGGTGTTCATGTATCAATACTGGCACTTCAGGCGTAGAACCTAAGCGATCTTTTCGGGTGCGTCGCGCGTCACGCAAAAATAGGGTTGAGTCTTGTCGGCTCAACTTTTACGCCCAAGGTGAATTAAGTGGCCATCGCAAAGTTGAGCGTCTTAGACTCAAGGTGAACTTGAAAAAAGAAAAGGAGCTCAAAATGGTTAGCAGGTACGATCCCTTCCGCGAGATGGAACGTCTATTCAACTCGACTATGCGCCAGGCTTCTAGCCCGGTTCTTCCCATGGACCTCTACCGCGATGGTGACAAATTCGTGGCCATCCTAGAGATGCCTGGAGTGGACCCCGATACGATCGACATCGATGTCGAAGATCGCACGTTGACTGTGCGCGCAGAACGGCACTCTGTTGAGGGCGAGGACATTGAGTGGCTTACACACGAACGCCCAACCGGAACCTTCGCAAGGCAGCTGTCGGTCGGCTACGGCGTAGCGCTAGACAAGATCGAGGCCGAATATAACGACGGTCTTTTGACCCTTACGATTCCGGTGGCTGAAGAGGCCAAGCCGCGCAAGATTGCGGTCAAGTCGGCTTCTACCGCCAAGACCATCGATCACGAATAGGCAATAAACATTTTGGGGGGCCACTGGCCCCCCAAAATGTTTTAAATCCGATCCATTGTCTGCGGGCTGGATCCGGTGCGCCCCGCCTCTCCCTTATCTAAATTATTAAGAATTCTCATCGATTCTTCATCTAAGCTGAAATCGAAAATATTTGCGTTCTCTTCAATTCGCTCCCGCGAGGAAGATTTTGGAAAAACAATAACTCCGCGCTGTAACGCCCATCTCAGGGCCACCTGCGCGGGTGTCCGCTCCAGGCGCGTAGCAATCGTCTGCACCTCGGGAATCTCTAGGATCTTGCCCCTAGCCAGTGGGCTCCACGCCTGCACCACAATGCGATGCTTTGCGCAGTAGTCCAAAACCTTATTGTTGGCAAAAAGTGGGTGCATCTCGATCTGATTTACGTGGGGCACTAGACCGGTTTCTGTTCGAAGCCGTTCCAAATGCTCGACCTCGAAATTAGAAACGCCGACTGTGCGCGCGCTCCCGTCGGCAGAAAAATCTTGCATCATCTGGAAGCATTCGGGGAAGCGTCCGCCGTAGCGATGCACCATAGGCCAGTGCATCAAGAACAAGTCAACATAATCAGTCTGTAAATCTGCCAAAGACTGTTCAAAAGAACGGC
The genomic region above belongs to Winkia neuii and contains:
- a CDS encoding DUF6286 domain-containing protein, yielding MSTDKPITSDAPVQPASQGPHVSYMVRRETHSSRAITASIVGLIVAVVLVWLIAERILTAMGKPNLLASWDQIANSVVKLPAGVPQWALIVGGIVATLLGLWMLGKALGGGALDRHSLASDRVAYIVDDKVTASALSRAVREHAGLPEGQVATSLSKRNANVQVTPTSGREVDTSSIQSVLNTEVEGYQLNPATTGSVKLNSNGEVAK
- a CDS encoding DUF2273 domain-containing protein, which gives rise to MTNTQMGIFVGAILAVVAVKLGFWAFILTALFMVIGAVLGRATTGKLDLRAVGSALIGKHTTTSD
- a CDS encoding Asp23/Gls24 family envelope stress response protein encodes the protein MASSHQKPSAKPTDVAAKNDARKDITKTGATAQGKGTDVQQSNIGKDHGNGTTTIADQVVAKIAGLSIREIPGVYDIGGSFSRALGSVRDKMGASENVKQGINVEVGQTQAAVDLTLVAEYPYPLNEVADQVRSKIIEGIQGLVGLEVTEVNIDIADVHIPSIDEDDDDEEEVKEIEKKRERVK
- a CDS encoding gamma-glutamylcyclotransferase family protein, with protein sequence MNTTYRPFFVYGTLRPGQTNCEAILGPHLKEAIPARLSGYKMLLTPSYPMAIPSKEDQITGDVIYVSEANFDSLLADMDELEGYLGDEDPNNLYTRVITHPTISEGENAGQKVECYLYVATENALDQNSAYTEESASGDWLKRPDQI
- a CDS encoding Hsp20/alpha crystallin family protein, with the protein product MVSRYDPFREMERLFNSTMRQASSPVLPMDLYRDGDKFVAILEMPGVDPDTIDIDVEDRTLTVRAERHSVEGEDIEWLTHERPTGTFARQLSVGYGVALDKIEAEYNDGLLTLTIPVAEEAKPRKIAVKSASTAKTIDHE
- a CDS encoding aldo/keto reductase, translating into MNSALKIPTKRTMGGYSIPYLGFGTYKIAPEDTQRLVETALEAGIRHIDTAQMYGNEKQVGAAIAASGIPRYQIFLTTKLNNGNHLSDDARRSFEQSLADLQTDYVDLFLMHWPMVHRYGGRFPECFQMMQDFSADGSARTVGVSNFEVEHLERLRTETGLVPHVNQIEMHPLFANNKVLDYCAKHRIVVQAWSPLARGKILEIPEVQTIATRLERTPAQVALRWALQRGVIVFPKSSSRERIEENANIFDFSLDEESMRILNNLDKGEAGRTGSSPQTMDRI